cctcTGCCCCCTTCAAGCATGTTGTCGTCCCAGCcgccttcaggcatgttgtcgctcctgcccccttcaggcatgttgtcgctcctgcccccttttggcatgttgtcgctcctggccccttcaggcatgttgtcgctcctgccccctttaggcatgttgtcgcccctgcctccttcaggcatgttgtcgcccctgccctctTCAAGCATGTTGTCGACCCTGCCCTTCTTGAagcatgttgtcgcccctgcccccatcaagcatgttgtcgcccctgcccccATCAAGCATGTTGTGGCAcctgcccccttcaggcatgttgtcgctcctgcccccttttggcatgttgtcgctcctggccccttcaggcatgttgtcgctcctgccccctttaggcatgttgtcgcccctgcctccttcaggcatgttgtcgcccctgccctctTCAAGCATGTTGTCGACCCTGCCCTTCTTGAagcatgttgtcgcccctgcccccatcaagcatgttgtcgcccctgcccccATCAAGCATGTTGTGGCACCTGCCCCCTTCAAGCATGTTGTAACCCCTGCCCCCTTAAAGCACGTTGTCGTTCCTGCCCCTTtaggcatgttgtcgcccctgcccccTTCATACATGTTGTCGACCATGCCCCCTTCAAGCATGCTGTCGCCCCTGCCCCCATCAAGCATGTTATGGCCCCTGCCCCCATCAAGCATGTTGTCGCTTCTGCCCCCATCAAGCATGTTGAAGCTCTTGCCcctttcaggcatgttgtcgctcctGCCCCCTTCAAGCATGTTGCCGTCCCTGCCCCCTTCAGGCAAGTTGTCGCCCCTGCCCCCATCAAGCATGTTGTCGCCACTGCCCCCATCAagcatgttgtcgcccctgcccccttcaggcatgttgttgctcctgcccccttcaggcatgttgtcgcccctgcccccATTAAGCATGTTGTGGCccctgcccccttcaggcatgttgtcgcccctgccccTATCAAGTATGTTGTGGCccctgcccccttcaggcatgttgaAGCTCCTGCCCCGTTCAGGCATGTTGAAGCTCCTGCCCCCTTCAagcatgttgtcgcccctgcccccTTCAAGCATGTTGTCGCCCttgcccccttcaggcatgttgaagctcctgcccccttcaggcatgttgaAGCTCCTGCCACCTTCAagcatgttgtcgcccctgcccccttcaggcatgttgtcgccctagcccccttcaggcatgttgtcgcccttgccctcttcaggcatgttgttACCCCTGCCCTCTTCAGGtatgttgtcgcccctgccccctttaggcatgttgtcgcccctgccctctTCAGGGATGTTGTCGCTCCTGCTCTCTTCAGACATGTTGTCGCCCGTGCCCACTTCAGGCATTTTGTCGCCCCTGCccacttcaggcatgttgtcgcccgtgcccacttcaggcatgttgtcgcccctgccctctTCAAGCATGTTGTCGCTCCTGCCCTCTTCAGACATGTAGTCGCCCGTGCCCACTTCAGGCATATTGTCGCCTGTGCCCACTTCAcgcatgttgtcgcccctgcccccttcaggcatgttgtcgaccctgccctcttcaggcatgttgcggcccctgccctcttcaggcatgttgtcgcctctgccctcttcaggcatgttgtcgctcctGCCTTGTTCAGGCATGTTGTTGCGCCTGccctcttcaggcatgttgtcgcctctgcccccttcaggcatgttgtcactcctgccctcttcaggcatgttgtcggtcTTGCTCTCTTCAGGCATGATGTCACtcctgcccccttcaggcatgttgccgctcctgcccccttcaggcatgttgtcgcccctgcccccttcaggcatgttgtcgcccctgcccccTTCATGCATGTTGTCGCTATTGCCCCCTTaaggcatgttgtcgcccctgccaCCTTCAAGCATGTTGCCGCccctgcccccttcaggcatgttgtcgcccctgcccaCTTCAGGCATGTTTTCGCCACTGCCCCCTTAAtgcatgttgtcgcccctgccccttcaggcatgttgtcgcccctgcccccTTCAAGCATGTTGTCGACCCTGCCCCCTTCAAGCATGTTGTCGACCCTGCCCCCATCAAGCATGTTGTTGCCCCTGCCCCCATCAAGCATGTTGTGGCACCTGCCCCCTTCAAGCATGTTGTGGCCCTTGCCCCCTTCAAGCACGTTGTCGTTCCTgccccttcaggcatgttgtcgcccctgcaACCTTCAAACATGTTGTCGACCCTGCCCCCTTCAAGCATGCTGTCCTCCCTGCCCCCATCAAGCATGTTGTGGCCCCTGCCCCCTTCAAGCACGTTGTCGTTCCTgccccttcaggcatgttgtcgcccctgcccccttcaaaaatgttgtcgcccctgcccccttcaggcatgttgttgCCCCTGCCCCTATCAagcatgttgtcgcccctgcccccATCAAGCATGTTGAAGCTCCTGCCCTCTTCAGGCAAGATGTCACCCCTGCCCCCATCAcgcatgttgtcgcccctgcccccTTCAAGCATGTCGTCGCTACTGCCCTCTTCAGGCATGATGTTGCCCCTGccctcttcaggcatgttgtcgccacTGCCCGATTCAGGCATGTTTTCGCTCCTGCCATCTTCAGGGATGTTGTCGCTCCTGctctcttcaggcatgttgtcgcttctgctctcttcaggcatgttgtcgcccctgcctccttcaggcatgttgtcgtcccagcccccttcaggcatgtttGTCGCCCCTGCCCTCTTCAGGCATGTTGATGCTCCTGCTCTCTTCAAGCATGTTGTCGCTCCTGCTCTCTTCAtgcatgttgtcgcccctgcccttttcaggcatgttgtcgcccctgcccaCTTCAGGCATGCTGTCGCCCCTGCccacttcaggcatgttgtcgcccgtGCCCACTTaaggcatgttgtcgcccctgccctctTCAGGCATGCTGTCGCCCGTGCCCACTTCTGGaatgttgtcgcccctgccctcttcaggcatgttgtcgaccctgccctcttcaggcatgttgtcgttcCTGCCCCCTTCAGGATGTTGTCGCTCTTGCCCCCTTCAAGCAAGTTGTCGCCCCGGCCCCCTTCAAGCATGTTGTGGACCATAACCCCTTCAAGCATGTTGTCGCCTTTGCCCCCATCAAGCATGTCGAAGCTCCTGCctccttcaggcatgttgtcgcccctgctcgcttcaggcatgttgtcgttcCTGCCCCCTTAAGGCATGTTGTCGCCACTGCCCCCTTaaggcatgttgtcgcccctgcccccttcaggcatgttgtcgaccctgccctcttcaggcatgttgtcgccactgcccccttcaggcatgttgtcgcccctgccctctTCAGGCATATTGTCGCTCCTGCGCTCTTCAGGCAAGTTGTCGCCCCTGCCCCTTCAGGCATGTTGCCGCCCCTGCCGTCTTCAGGAATGTTGTCGCTCCTGCTCTCTTCAGGCATGTGTTCGCTCCTGccctcttcaggcatgttgtcgctcctgctctcttcaggcatgttgtcgcccctgcccccTGCAGGCATGTTGTCGTCCCagcccccttcaggcatgttgtcgctcctGCCCTCTTCAGACATGTTGTCGTccctgcccccttcaggcatgttgtcgtccCAGCCCcaattcaggcatgttgtcgcccctgcgctcttcaggcatgttgtcgtcccagcccccttcaggcatgttgtcgcccctgctctcttcaggcatgttgtcgtccCTGCCCCCTTAAGGCATGTTGTCGTCCCAGctcccttcaggcatgttgtcgctcctgctctcttcaggcatgttgtcgctcctgcccctttcaggcatgttgtcgcccctgctctcttcaggcatgttgtcgtcccagcccccttcaggcatgttgtcgctcctGCCCTCTTCAGACATGTTGTCGTccctgcccccttcaggcatgttgtcgtcccagcccccttcaggcatgttgtcgtccCAGTCcctttcaggcatgttgtcgtcccagcccccttcaggcatgttgtcgtcccagcccccttcaggcatgttgtcgctcctgctctcttcaggcatgttgtcgctcctgcccccttcaggcatgttgtcgcccctgctCTCTTCAGACATGTTGTCGTCCCTGCccacttcaggcatgttgtcgtccCTGCCCCCTTCAGTCATGTTGTCGTCCCagcccccttcaggcatgttgtcgtcccagacccccttcaggcatgttgtcgctcctGCCCTCTTCAGACATGTGTTCATccctgcccccttcaggcatgttgtcgtcccagcccccttcaggcatgttgtcgtcccagcccccttcaggcatgttgtcgtcccagcccccttcaggcatgttgtcgctcctgctctcttcaggcatgttgtcgctcctgctctcttcaggcatgttgtcgctcctgctctcttcaggcatgttgtcgctcctgctctcttcaggcatgttgtcgctcctgctctcttcaggcatgttgtcgctcctGCTCTCTTCAAGCATGTTGTCGTCCCAGCCCCCTTCAGGAATGTTGTCGCTCCTGCCCTCTTCAGACATGTTGTCGTCCCagcccccttcaggcatgttgtcgtcccagcccccttcaggcatgttgtcgccactgctctcttcaggcatgttgtcgcccctgcgctcttcaggcatgttgtcaccCGTGCccacttcaggcatgttgtcgcctgTACCCACTTtaggcatgttgtcgcccctgaccccttcaggcatgttgtcggccctgccctcttcaggcatgttgtcgttcCTGCCCCTTTCAGGCATGTAGTCGCTCCggcccccttcaggcatgttgtcgctcctgcccccttcaggcatgttgtcgctcctgcccccttcaggcatgttgtcgcttcTGCCTCCTTCAGGtatgttgtcgcccctgcccccTTCAAGCATGTTGTCGTCCCAGCCCCCTTCAACCATGTTGTCGCtcctgcccccttcaggcatgttgtcgttcctgcccccttcaggcatgttgtcgctcctGCCCCCTTAAGGCATGTTGTCGACCTTGCCCCTTCAGGCATATTGTCGTTCCTGCCCCCTTCAGTCATGTGGTCAACCTGCCCTCTTTAGGCATGTTGTCGCTCTTGCGCTCTTCACGCACGTTGTCGCCCGCGCCTACTTCAGGAATGTTGTCGCTCCTGCCCCCTTCAGGacatgttgtcgcccctgccctcttcaggcatgttgtctccACTGctctcttcaggcatgttgtcgctcctgctctattcaggcatgttgtcgcccctgtCCCCTTTCAGGCAAGTTGTCGTCCCagcccccttcaggcatgttgtcgcccctgccctcttcaggcatgttgtcgctcctgctctcttcaggcatgttgtcgcccgtgcccccttcaggcatgttgtcgcccgtggccacttcaggcatgttgtcgcccctgcccacttcaggcatgttgtcgtctCAGCCCCCTTCAAGCATGCTGTCGCCCCTGCTCTCTTCAGGCATGTAGTCGCTCCTGccctcttcaggcatgttgtcgctcctgcgctcttcaggcatgttgtcgcccgtgcccacttcaggcatgttgtcgaccCTGCCCCCTTCAAGCATGCTGTCGCCCCTGCCCCCATCAagcatgttgtcgcccctgcccccATCAAGCATGTTGTGGCCCCTGCCCTCATCAAGCATGTTGTGGCCCCTGCCGCTTTCATGCATGTTGTCGTTCCTGCCCCGTTtaggcatgttgtcgcccctgcccccTCCAGGCATGTTGTTGCtcctgcccccttcaggcatgttgtcgcccctgcccccttcaggcatgttgtcgctcctGCCCCCTTCAGGTATGTTGTTGCtcctgcccccttcaggcatgttgtagCCCCTGCCCCCTccaggcatgttgtcgctcctGCCCCCTTCAGGTATATTGTTGCtcctgcccccttcaggcatgttgtcgcccctgcccccttcaggcatgttgtcgctcctGCCCCTTTCAGGTATGTTGTTGCTCCTGCccacttcaggcatgttgtcgcccgtGCCCACTTaaggcatgttgtcgcccctgcccccTTCAGGCAAGTTGTCGCCCCTGCCCCCTTCAATCA
This genomic stretch from Procambarus clarkii isolate CNS0578487 chromosome 5, FALCON_Pclarkii_2.0, whole genome shotgun sequence harbors:
- the LOC123749102 gene encoding PE-PGRS family protein PE_PGRS16-like; protein product: MPEGGRGDNMLEGGRSFNMPEGGRSFNMPEGGKGDNMLEGGRGDNMLEGGRSFNMPERGRSFNMPEGGRGHNILDRGRGDNMPEGGRGHNMLNGGRGDNMPEGGRSNNMPEGGRGDNMLDGGSGDNMLDGGRGDNLPEGGRDGNMLEGGRSDNMPERGKSFNMLDGGRSDNMLDGGRGHNMLDGGRGDSMLEGGMVDNMYEGGRGDNMPKGAGTTTCFKGAGVTTCLKGAGATTCLMGAGATTCLMGAGATTCFKKGRVDNMLEEGRGDNMPEGGRGDNMPKGGRSDNMPEGARSDNMPKGGRSDNMPEGGRCHNMLDGGRGDNMLDGGRGDNMLQEGQGRQHA
- the LOC123749101 gene encoding FMRFamide-related neuropeptides-like — its product is MHEGGRGDNMPEGGRGDNMPEGGRSGNMPEGGRSDIMPEESKTDNMPEEGRSDNMPEGGRGDNMPEEGRRNNMPEQGRSDNMPEEGRGDNMPEEGRGRNMPEEGRVDNMPEGGRGDNMREVGTGDNMPEVGTGDYMSEEGRSDNMLEEGRGDNMPEVGTGDNMPEVGRGDKMPEVGTGDNMSEESRSDNIPEEGRGDNMPKGGRGDNIPEEGRGNNMPEEGKGDNMPEGG
- the LOC138352012 gene encoding high mobility group nucleosome-binding domain-containing protein 5-like, which produces MTEGGRDDNMPEVGRDDNMSEESRGDNMPEGGRSDNMPEESRSDNMPEGGWDDNMPEGGWDDNMPERDWDDNMPEGGWDDNMPEGGRDDNMSEEGRSDNMPEGGWDDNMPEESRGDNMPERGRSDNMPEESRSDNMPEGSWDDNMP
- the LOC138352021 gene encoding high mobility group nucleosome-binding domain-containing protein 5-like — its product is MPEGGRNDNMPEGGRSDNMVEGGWDDNMLEGGRGDNIPEGGRSDNMPEGGRSDNMPEGGRSDNMPEGGRSDYMPERGRNDNMPEEGRADNMPEGVRGDNMPKVGTGDNMPEVGTGDNMPEERRGDNMPEESSGDNMPEGGWDDNMPEGGWDDNMSEEGRSDNIPEGGWDDNMLEESRSDNMPEESRSDNMPEERGWDDNMPEGGWDDNMPEGGRDEHMSEEGRSDNMPEGGLGRQHA
- the LOC138352029 gene encoding RTX-III toxin determinant A from serotype 2-like, which encodes MPEVGRSNNIPERGRSDNMPEGGRGDNMPEGGRSNNIPEGGRSDNMPGGGRGYNMPEGGRSNNIPEGGRSDNMPEGGRGDNMPEGGRSNNMPGGGRGDNMPKRGRNDNMHESGRGHNMLDEGRGHNMLDGGRGDNMLDGGRGDSMLEGGRVDNMPEVGTGDNMPEERRSDNMPEEGRSDYMPEESRGDSMLEGG